The following coding sequences are from one Portunus trituberculatus isolate SZX2019 chromosome 6, ASM1759143v1, whole genome shotgun sequence window:
- the LOC123516558 gene encoding uncharacterized protein LOC123516558: protein MSPRLSTVLILAVVVLAALGTTSAKPLGEQDPSAGGPPAFTAREAQVYEPYGNNLEEDGSLDAALINYLFAKQLVQRLRSPSEVSRESQRKRSYWKQCAFNAVSCFGKRK from the exons ATGTCTCCCCGTCTGAGCACTGTGCTGATcctggctgtggtggtgctggccgCTCTTGGGACCACGTCAGCTAAGCCCCTTGGTGAGCAGGACCCTTCTGCAGGAGGTCCCCCAGCCTTCACCGCCCGCGAGGCCCAGGTATATGAG CCTTACGGGAACAAT CTTGAGGAGGATGGCTCGCTGGACGCTGCTCTTATCAACTACCTCTTCGCTAAGCAGTTGGTGCAGAGACTTCGAAGCCCAAGCGAGGTGAGCCGTGAGAGCCAGCGTAAGAGGTCCTATTGGAAGCAGTGCGCATTCAACGCCGTTAGCTGCTTCGGCAAGAGGAAGTAA